From the Chitinophaga lutea genome, the window CGTAACTATATTTTTGCGACCATCCGTAAAACCTTTGAGCTGTACGGCTTTCAGCCCCTTGAAACACCGGCGATGGAAAACACGTCCACCCTGCTGGGAAAATACGGAGACGAAGGCGACCGGTTGATTTTTAAGATCCTCAACAACGGCGAAAGCATTTACGGGCAGGCGCAGATGGCAAAAGACGCCCACGAATTGGGACTGCTGCTCTGCGAAAAAGCATTGAAATACGATCTGACCATCCCCTTTGCGAGGTATGTGGTGATGAACCAGGGAAAACTGGTGCTGCCTTTCAAACGGTACCAGATTCAGCCGGTGTGGAGAGGCGACCGCCCCCAACGCGGCCGCTACCGCGAATTCTACCAGTGCGACGCGGATGTGATCGGAAGCAATTCGCTGCTGAATGAAATAGAGCTGCTGAAAATTTATGATACGGTACTGACCGAACTGGGACTGAAGGGATACCAGCTTAAAATAAACAACCGCAAAATTCTGACGGGGCTCGCGGAGTTGGTGGGCCGGCCGGAACTGATGACCGAAATTACGGTAGCCATCGATAAACTCGACAAAATCGGCGACAGCGGCGTACGGCAGGAACTGGCGGAACGTGGTTTGCTGCCGGCGGAAATCGATACCGTGATGAATTTTATAGCCGTTGATGGTACCAACGATGAAAAACTCGCACAGCTTACGCAATTGCTCGCCGCTTCGGAAACAGGTTTGAAAGGCGT encodes:
- the hisS gene encoding histidine--tRNA ligase, which translates into the protein MKKLSIPQGTRDFGPDVVRKRNYIFATIRKTFELYGFQPLETPAMENTSTLLGKYGDEGDRLIFKILNNGESIYGQAQMAKDAHELGLLLCEKALKYDLTIPFARYVVMNQGKLVLPFKRYQIQPVWRGDRPQRGRYREFYQCDADVIGSNSLLNEIELLKIYDTVLTELGLKGYQLKINNRKILTGLAELVGRPELMTEITVAIDKLDKIGDSGVRQELAERGLLPAEIDTVMNFIAVDGTNDEKLAQLTQLLAASETGLKGVEELRFIAGSQLIPFNEAPVIDLTLARGLNYYTGMIVEVKAPATVNMGSIGGGGRYDDLTGLFGLPGISGVGISFGVDRIYDVLEELQLFPAEAQQGTQVLFFYPGENRLAEAFGYVSQIRAKGVITELYAENIKQDKQYKYAEKRGIPFIAYVEDNEPGTIFIKNIPNKQRFAIKPEELAAFDFS